The DNA window GGACGATGCTCTCATAAGCCTGGCGGCTGGCGTCGCCGGTCAGGATCTCGGTCAACAGGCCATAGGCGATCACCCCGGTGACGACGAGCGGCACGATAATGATCGCCGTAAAGGAGAGTAACAACTTATAGAAGTAATTCAGCTTCAAAAGCGCATCCTCTGCTTCATAGGAATTTGGTCGCCGCCGGCGGGCGTTTCGCCCCTCCACCCTATTGTACCGCAAGAACGCCAATGAAGACCATAGTCTAATTTTGGGCCGCCGTCGCTCCGGGACGGCGCGGCCGGAATCCCGTCCCAGCCGCGACATCACAGAAACCGCAGTCTACGTTGCCAGTTTTATAGCGAGATCTCTTTCCCGCCGGAAAAACGGTAAAATATCAAGAGGGAGATGATGGTCGTGAAGGTCAGGATCGAGGCCAGCGCGGCCGCGGTTCCGAAACTGTTCCGCACGACCTCGGTATAGATCGCCACGGAAATGGTGGCGGTCCTGCCGGTATACAGCATCACGCTCGAGCTCAGTTCATTGATGGTCGTCACCCAGCTCAGGATGGCTCCGGAGAAGACGCCGGGCGCCATCAGCCGGGCGGTGGTTTTGAAGAAAGTCTTCATCGGCGAGACGCCCAGATTGATCGAGGCCTCCTCGATGCTGGGATCGATCTGATACAGGATGGCGGCGCTGGAACGGATGGTGTAAGGCAATTTCCGGATCACATAGGCCACCACCATGATCATCCAGGTGCCGCTCAATAACAGCGGCGGTTTGTTGAAGGCGACCAACAGGGTGATACCGAGCACCGCTCCGGGCACCACGTATGGAAACATGATCAGGATATCCAGCAAGTTGGTGGCCTTGGACTTGCGGCGGACGATCACGTACGCCAGGAGCAAGCCGCCCAAAACCATGATGATGATGGCGATCGTTGCGTAGGCATAGGTATTGGCGATATTGCGCGAGAGCTTATACATGATGGTGGTATAGCTCTCCAGGCTGAATCCGGGCACGAAGATCGGCCCGTTGGTCTTCAAGAAGGAGGTGACGACCACCACGATCTGAGGCAACACCGCCACCAGCGAAAATGCGAAACAGCAGGCGGTCAAAAGGAGCCGGGGTCCGGCGGATAACGCCTTCACCTCGGGCGGCCGCAGCGCGCTCATGGTGTAATTCTTCCGGCCGACCACCCATTTTTGCAGCAGCAACACTGCCGTGGCGCAGAGAATGATCAGTACGCTCAAGGTGCTGGCCACCGCGGCGTTGCCGCCGATCTCGCTCATGTATTCCTCATAGACCAGCACCGGCAAGACCTTGAAACCTTCGCCGATCAGCATCGGCGTTCCGAAATCCGCCAAGGAACTCATGAAAACCATCAGCGCCGCGGAGAGGATCGTCGGCAGGATCAGCGGGAAGGTGATGGTCAGCAGCCGTTTCCAACTGGGCATCCCCAGGTTGGCGGCGGCCTCCTCCAGCGAACGGTCGATGCTGCCGAGCGCGCCCGAGACATACAGGTAGACGAAAGGAGTGAATTTCAGGGTAAAAACCAGGACAATGCCGAGCCAGCCATAGATCGACGGCAGCTCGATCCCGAAGGTCTGAACCCATTTGGTGATCAGTCCGCTCCGACCCAGCAGCAAGATCCAGGAATAGGCCCCGATGAACGGCGGCGAGAGCAAGGACATGATGATCAGGAGATTGATCAGTTTTTTGCCCCAGACATTAAACCGCGCAGTGATATAAGCCAGGGGCAGGCCCACCAGGCTGGCCAGGATCGTGGCGGTCACACAGACCGACAGGCTGTTGAACAGCGTCCGGTAATAATAAGGGAGCCGGAAGAAATCGATATAGTGCTCGAACGAGAGCTTCCCCGACTCGGTCATGAAACTCCGCAAAACCGTCGAGGAGAAGGGAAAGACCAGGAACAAAGCCAATGTCACAAAGGCGATCCCGATGACCACGGTCCAAAAATCGAGCTTGCGACCCCGGCAAAACCGTTGCCAGGAGTTCGCGGTGACCGGTTGGTTGACGCTCATGCCGAGGCCTCCTTCACGGTTCCCTCAAACAAATGAATCTTGGCGGGCTGGAAGCGCACGGCCACTTTTTCGCCGGCCTCCCGCACCCGCAACGTTTCCTTGGCAAACTCGTTGACCTCGATGCTCTGGCCGTTGTCCAAGGCGACTTCATAATTGATATAATCGCCCAAGAAGGTCGCAAGAATGATCTCGCCGTTCAACTCGTCCGCGGCCGGTTCTCCGAGCTCCAGTGCTTCCGGCCGGACTGACACCACCGCTTCTTTGCCCACAGGCCGCTTGAGCGGCAACACCAGTTTTTTCTTCCCGGCGATCAGCACTTCGGCACCCTGCGCCGAGTCTTGCCGGAGGAGCGTCGCCGCTAAGAAATTGGAGGTGCCGATGAATCCGGCCACAAACGCATTGGCCGGTTGTTCGTAGATCTGCTGCGGCCCGTCCAGTTGTTCGATCCGGCCGTTGCGCATGACGGCGATCCGGTCGGAGATGGCCAGGGCCTCCTCCTGATCATGCGTCACGTAAATGGTGGTGATGTTCAGGCTCCGTTGCAGTTTCTTGATGACCGAACGCATCTGGATCCGCAGTTTGGCGTCCAGGTTGCTCAGGGGTTCGTCCATCAGCAGGATGCCGGGGTGGATGACCACCGCCCGGGCCAGCGCGACCCGTTGCTGTTGCCCGCCGGAGAGCTGCGCCGGCTGGCGGTCGCGGAAATTCCCGATCTGCACCAGATCCAGGGCTTCCTCCACCCGTTTGGCGATTTCGGCCGAACCCAGTTTGCGGGCTTTGAGCCCATAAGCGACATTCTCAAAGACCGACATGTGGGGGAAGATGGCGTAGTTTTGAAAGACCATCCCGATATTCCGTTTATGGGCCGGGATATCGTTGATGACCGTCTGGTCGAAGGAGATCTCCCCTTCATCGATGGAATTGAACCCGGCGATCATCCGCAGCAGCGTGGTTTTGCCACATCCGGAGGGCCCCAGCAGCGTGAATAATTCGCCCTTCTTAATTCCCACCGAAACACCGTCGACCGCCTTGAATTGTCCGTATTTTTTCACCACGCGGGCGATGTTCACGTCATAACTCAATTGCAACACTCCTACCACTCCGGCGGTTCAATCCACCGGATGCATATTTTCAAAATGCCGGAAATTGCTTGACCGGTTTTAGAAGCCATGTGATAAAGTCTCTTTTTAGTTCGACTCGACTTGTCAACAGATTTAAAGCGACTTTATCACTTGCTTCTCTGAGCTTTTGTGAACGCCCCGACCTTCGGACGGGGTTTATCACAACGCTTTTCGAAGCCATGTGATAAAGTCCTCAAATTCGGAAATCACTCTTTCAAAGGATAAAAAATCGACTTTATCACTTGCTTCTCTGAGCTTTTGTGTTCACCCTGGCCTTCGGACAGGGTTTACCACAACGCTTTTAGCTTGCATCAAAAACCGCAGATACCGGATGAGGACATTTTTTCAAAAAATGTCCTCATCGTTTGTCTTCATGTTGGTTTATATGCAACGACATGAATCCTTAGGGTATATGATTCAAATCATGTCGTTGCATATGGGAACTTACTTGCCGATAACGATGTCTTTCCACTTGGCCAATACTTCGGCCTTCTTTTCGGAAGCGTAGGCAAAGTCGTACTTGACCAGCTTGATCTCTTTCATATTGATTAAGCCCTCGGGAGCGGGAATATCATTGCGGATCGAACGCCGGCCCAAGGTCTTGGTGACGATGGTCTGGACATCGGTGCTGACGATGAAGTCCATGAATTTCTTGGCGGCATCGAGGTTCTTGGCGCCTTTGATGATCGCCGCGCCATCGGGAACGGCCGAGGTTCCTTCCTTCGGATAGACGATTCCCACATCGGCGCCGGCCTTGATGTAATTGGCCGCCGCTTCTTCAAAGGTGAGGCCCAGGCTGTACTCGCCGTCGGCCACTCCCTTGTAAACCGAGGTCGAGCTGGATAAGATCTTGCCGTCCAGATTTTTGATGAGTTTGCCGATAAAGGCCCAGCCTTTGCCGTTATCCTTTCCGAAAGCGGAGAGGATCGTCACCACCGTGGTATAGGAGGAACCGGATTTGGCAGGATCGGCGCAGGCGATTTTGCCTTTGAATTTCGGTTGAATCAGATCGGCCCAACCTTTGGGAACATCCTCGGTCTTCACTAACTTCTTGTTGTACATGATGACCATGGGCAGCCCGGTAAAGCCGGTCCATAAATGCTTCTTTTCCTTGTTGTTCTTGGGAATGAACTTGTCGGAGCTGGTCTTGTAGGGATGGAAATAGGTCTTGAAAGCGTCCAAGGACTCGGCGCCGCCGCCCCAGACTACATCGCCCAAGGGATTTCCGCTCTCGGCCTGAACCCTTTTGAGCAGTTCGCCGGTGCCGGCCGCGACCACGTCAACGGTGATGCCGGTCCGTTCTTGAAACTCTTTCACAATCGGGTTGATCAAGTCGGCCGGATGGGACGAATAGACCGTCAACGATTTGCCGGCCCCCATGCCGTACCCGCTGAACAGGCCGATGCACAATACGCTGATCAACAACAGAATACTCCACTTTTTCACAACTACCCCTCCTAAAAAATATATTTTCACGAATCACTTTAAATGTAAGGCCATCCGGGTCCGATTACAATCCGACATTCCACTACTTTAGTGGAGAATAATACACTACCCGGAACTTCCCATTCCCAGCATAGCATCCCGGCGCCGTTTCATCCGCACCAACCTTTTCCCAGCGGCCTGGTGCAGAATGCCCGCGCATCAGAAAAGGGAGGCCGTGATGTTCCATCACGCCTCCCCCAGTATTCAAAAACGCGCCGTTTTCATCCGCCCGGGGCGTTTCGTCGCCGCGGCCGGGAACTCCCCGCGGTTACGATTGCAGAATACCCTCGACCGCCGCCAACTCGTCGGCGCTGAAATCGAGCCGCGCGATGGTTCGCACGCAATCCTCAATCTGGCTGACCTTGCTGGCGCCGATCAATACGGAGGTCACCCGGCCGCCCCGCAACACCCAGGCCAGGGCCATCTGGGCCAGGCTCTGGCCGCGGCTGGCCGCCAGTTCGTTCAGGCGGCGGACCTTGGCCACCTTCTCCGTAGTGATGTCCTCCGGCTTCAAAAAGACGCTGGAACCGGCGGCCCGCGAATCGGCGGGGATGCCGTTCAGATAGCGGTCCGTCAGCAAACCCTTGGCCAACGGCGAAAAGGCGATGCTGCCCACCCCTTCTTCGGCCAGAAGATCCAGCAGTCCCTCCTCGACCCAGCGGTTGAACATGGAATAGGACGGCTGGTGAATCAGGCAGGGGGTTCCCAGTTCGCGCAGGATGCGGATGGCTTGCCGCGCTTCCGCCGGCTTGTAGTTGGAGATCCCGGCGTACAGCGCCTTGCCCTGCCGGACCGCCTGATCCAGGGCGGACATGGTCTCTTCCAGCGGCGTCTCCGGATCGGGCCGGTGCGAATAGAAAATATCCACATACTCCAGGCCCAGGCGTTTCAAGCTCTGATCCAGGCTGGCCAGGAGATATTTGCGGGAACCCCAGTCGCCGTAAGGACCGGGCCACATCAGGTAACCGGCCTTGGTGGAGATGATCAGCTCATCCCGGTAACCGTGGAGATCGGTCCTCAGAATCCGGCCGAAATTCTCTTCGGCCGAGCCGGGCGGCGGTCCGTAATTATTGGCCAGGTCGAAATGGGTGATCCCCAGATCGAAGGCCCGCCGGACCATCGCCCGGCTGTTCTCATAGAGCGTGACCCCGCCGAAATTATGCCAGAGGCCCAGGGAGATCGCGGGGAGTTTCAGGCCGCTCCGGCCGCAGCGGTTGTATTTCATCGTGCCGTACCGTTCGGGATTGGCGGAATAGTCCATTCATAACCCTCCTTCGTTTCGGTGAACCTTCTTCCGGATCATTCGCCGCCGCGGCCCGAATTCCTAGCGGAAATTCTCGCGGGGTTGGGGGGCGGCTTCCCGAACCCTGCAAAATATGTCTTTGCCAAAAACCCTTCGGGATTTGCCAATTTTCGCTTAACGATGCAGATCTTGCTTTGCCAGATCTGGCCGGCATGATACAATCAGAGTGATGTAATATCAAGTGTTATATTCCTTCATGTTCCCATCATGGCCGGCTTTAGGGACATGATGCATATTAGAAATTGAATTCAGCCTATCCCGGCGCAGCCGGAACCAAAAAGGTTCTTGGAGATCAATGGAGAGATAAACCAAGTTCAAAAGCGACCTCTCCCCGATCCCCTCCCCGGCGCAGAAAGTTTTGAGGGCTTATTCGACGGGGAGGGGTCGATCGTTTGAAACAAGGGCCAATGTTTATGTAAAAAGTAAGTCTTTACGCGATCAACTACGGAAAATTAGGTCAAAGATGAAGCCCAAAAATAGACATTAATTTGTGGCAATTCACCCCTCCCCGTCGAGTCAACCATCAAAAAGACTGCGCCGGGGAGGGGGACGGGGGAGAGGTCAGTTTTTAGACAATCACCGTGTCAAGGATCAGTCTGATTTTAAAAACGCTTTTGCAAAACCTCGTTACGTATGAGTTTGCAAGATCACTTTAAAATATTGTACCCAACATGAACGCAATTTCGTTCGTTAGATATATTTTACTTTCGAGGCAGGCGCGGTTCATGTCCCACAAGCCCCACAATTTCCTGCGTTTTCTGGCTTACGTCCGGCCGTACTGGGGTTACATCGCGGCGGCGATCGGCGGCGGCATCATCAAATTCACCGTTCCCTTGCTGGTGCCGCAGATCACCCGGTATCTCCTGGACCAGGTCTATCTGAATCCCCAGCTTTCCACAGCCGCCAAGCTGCATCAGCTCTGGCTGACCACCGGCGGCATGATCGCCATCTTCCTCCTGATCTGGGTGCCCGGCACTTACATCCGGCATTATTCCGCCGCGAAAGCGGGCATCCGTTCCGTCTTCGATCTCCGTTGCGACCTGTACGAACGGATCCTGCGGATGTCGGCCTCTTTCTTTCAGCGCCACAAATCGGGGGCGATCGTCTCCCGGATGATCAGCGACATCAGTCTGGCCCAAAACCTGGTCGGCAATGCGCTGACCAATGTCTGGATGGATGCGGTCTCGCTCACCGTGGTACTGTACTTCCTCTGCCGGATCGATCTCTCGCTGACCCTGGTGGCCCTGGCCACTTTCCCGGTTTATATCTACTTCTACCGGGTGCTGGGAGGCAAGCTGAAATCCTCCAGCGGCCAGATCCAGCGGGAGATCGCCGATATCTCCGGCTCCATCCAGGAGAAGATCGCCGGGAATGTGGTGGTGCGGGCCTTTAACGCCGAGAAAAACGAGGAAGAGCTGTTCAACCGGGATTCGGAGAAGCTCTTCAGCACCACCATGGAGAGCGTCTATTACCACAGTCTGAGTCTGACCGTCACCGGCGTGCTGACCAACCTGGCGCCGCTGCTGGTGACCCTTTACGGCGGCTGGCAGGTGATCCACGGCGACCTGACCGTCGGCGAGCTGGTGGCGGTGGGCCTGTACTTGAACCCGCTCTACCTGCCCCTGCAACGCTTCTCCGAACTGAACGTCGTCTTCGCCAATTCCATGGCCGCCCTGGACCGGATCTTCGAGATCATCGACGAGGAGCCGGAGATCGTCGATCCGCCGCAGGCAGTGGAACCGAAAACCTGCTCGGGCGCGCTCGATTTCCGGAATGTCTGCTTCTCCTATCCCCAAGGCGAGCCGGTGCTGCGCCATATCAGCTTCGCGGTGGAGCCGGGCCAGAAGATCGCCCTGGTCGGCCACAGCGGCTCGGGAAAATCCACCCTGGTCAGCCTGATCCCGCGCTTTTACGATCTGGAGTCCGGCGCCATTCTGCTGGACGGCGTCGAGTTGACGCGGTTGAAGCTGAAATTCCTGCGCGATCAGGTCGGAATCGTCCTGCAGGATCCGATCCTTTTCAGCGGCTCGATCCGCGACAATATCCGCTACGGCAATCCCCGGGCGAGCGAGGCCCAGGTGATCGAGGCCTGCAAGGCGGCCAACGCCTACGATTTTATCCGGCGCCTGCCGCAGGGGTTGGATACCGAGGTGGGCGAACGGGGCGCGCTGCTCTCCGGCGGTCAGAAACAACGGCTGACCATCGCCCGGGCCTTCTTGAAAAGCCCCAGGATTCTGATTCTCGATGAAGCCACCTCCAGCCTGGACACGGAATCGGAGCAACTGGTCCAGGAGGCGCTCGACCGCCTGATGGTCCAGCGCACCACCATCATCATCGCCCACCGCCTGTCGACCGTGGTCAACGCCGACCGGATCCTGGTGCTGCACCACGGCACGATCGTCGAGACCGGCACCCACGCCGAACTGCTCAACGCGGGCACGATCTACCATCAACTCTATTCCCGCCAGTTCGCGGCAAACTGATCTCCCGCCTCCATCAGCACGGTCCAATGGCAATTTGTGAGAATATCACCGTAATTGGGAATATAGCATCCCTTGTTGCCATGATCCCAATGCAATTTGCATCACGTAATCGCTCCTTGCTGCCATCCAAAAGCCTGGGAATCTACAAAAGCGATCGGACCGGAACCCGCCCGGTGCAATCCGCTCCGCACCTTATGGGATATCGAGCAGGAGGCAGGTGATTCATCAGTCCGACCCCTGCCTTTACACAGTTTACTGGCACTTTCCCGACTTATCCACAGCCAAAATCATTAATCCCATTCAACGATTCCGTTTATCCACAAAAGTAGATCACTGATGATTATCAAGTTAGCTCCGCTCACTCATGGAAGGAATTGAAGGATAAGTCATGGACGTCTATGGTCCTAACCCTCGGCCCTTCCCGAATCGGGCAGGGAAACCACCAGGCTCCGGGGCCTAAAGGCCTTTGGGCTGCGGAGAATGGTGGTTACTCTCCCCGATTCGGGCCAGAACCAGGAAGGTTCAAGCTCGGCGGTCCATGGATGGATTACCGCCGAGGAGAGCCAAGAGAGAGGAGGAAGGCTAGATCGAATCCCTATCATGCTTACGTACTTTCTTGCGGATTTAACTTTATAATCATTAGATCACTTATCCACAAAAAGAGCTTGCCCAACGACTGAGCAAGCTTGCTCATTCACAAAACAAGCTCTCTCATCCACAAAACGGGCTTGCCCAACGACTGAGCGAGCTTGCTCATTAACAAAATGAGCTCTCTTATCCACAAAATGAGCTTGCCCAACGACTGAGCAAGCTTGCTCATTCACAAAACAAGCTCTCTCATCCACAAAATGAGCTTGCCCAACGACTGAACGAGCTCTCTCATTCACAATAAGAGATTGCCGACGGCTATCATCGCCCGCCGGTGGACGCTCTCAAATTGATTGCTCATCCGGGTGAATTCCATTGGATCGCGTCCATGCGGCGAGCGAAAGAAACCTCGCCTGCTCCATCGAGGCGAGGTTTCTTTTTGATCTAAAGAGTCAACTGGACCGTTCCGGTACAGAAACGGTTTTTAACGGAATGGGCGGCAAATTACTTTTTCTTATACCAATCGTCCAACACTTTTTGCAGGTTGGAATCCAATTTGTTGAGACAATCATCCAGCGGGACCCGGTTGGTGAGGTATTCCTGCAAGCCGTCCTGGACCACTTGGTACCATTCCTCCCAGACGGCGTTTTCGCCCATGGTGTCGGTGTATTTCATCGAGTCCAGATAGATCAGGTTATGCTCGGGCTTGCCCAGTTTCTTCAGCATCGCGGCGCAGGCCGCCTTGCTCGACGGCAACGCTTCGCCGCCTTCGGCGTACATCGATTGGCCCTTGTCGCTCATGTAGAATTTGATGAATTCCCAGCCGGCGTCTTTTTCCGCTTTGAAGGCCGCCTTATTCAAAACCCAGCTGTTGGCGACGATGGCGCTGTAACGGGTGCCCTTCGGGCCGGGCCCCTTGGGCACGAACTGAATGTCGTAATTGATCCCCGCCTGATCGCTGTCGATGCGCCGCGAGAAATTGTCCATCCACATGGCCACGATCTTCCGGGCGAAATAGGTATGATACTTGGGGGTGAGAACGCCCTCGGCATCCTTCAGGGTCGGAGAGACTTTATACTTGTACCAGGTGTCGTGCATGAATTGCAGCGCCGCTTTGACCCGCGGGTCCTTCTTGATCGTGCTCCTCGTGCGGGTCTTATCCATGACATCGCCGCCGAAGGTCCGGATCAGGCTGTACCAGCCCCAACGGATGTGATTGGGAAGGCAGATGCCCCATTGGTCGATTTTGCCGTCGCCATTGGTGTCGAGGGTCAGTTTTTTGGCTGCCGCCAGCATGTCGTCGGTGGTCCAGTTGGCGGTGGGATACTTCACGCC is part of the Hydrogenispora ethanolica genome and encodes:
- a CDS encoding ABC transporter permease; the protein is MSVNQPVTANSWQRFCRGRKLDFWTVVIGIAFVTLALFLVFPFSSTVLRSFMTESGKLSFEHYIDFFRLPYYYRTLFNSLSVCVTATILASLVGLPLAYITARFNVWGKKLINLLIIMSLLSPPFIGAYSWILLLGRSGLITKWVQTFGIELPSIYGWLGIVLVFTLKFTPFVYLYVSGALGSIDRSLEEAAANLGMPSWKRLLTITFPLILPTILSAALMVFMSSLADFGTPMLIGEGFKVLPVLVYEEYMSEIGGNAAVASTLSVLIILCATAVLLLQKWVVGRKNYTMSALRPPEVKALSAGPRLLLTACCFAFSLVAVLPQIVVVVTSFLKTNGPIFVPGFSLESYTTIMYKLSRNIANTYAYATIAIIIMVLGGLLLAYVIVRRKSKATNLLDILIMFPYVVPGAVLGITLLVAFNKPPLLLSGTWMIMVVAYVIRKLPYTIRSSAAILYQIDPSIEEASINLGVSPMKTFFKTTARLMAPGVFSGAILSWVTTINELSSSVMLYTGRTATISVAIYTEVVRNSFGTAAALASILTFTTIISLLIFYRFSGGKEISL
- a CDS encoding ABC transporter ATP-binding protein; translated protein: MSYDVNIARVVKKYGQFKAVDGVSVGIKKGELFTLLGPSGCGKTTLLRMIAGFNSIDEGEISFDQTVINDIPAHKRNIGMVFQNYAIFPHMSVFENVAYGLKARKLGSAEIAKRVEEALDLVQIGNFRDRQPAQLSGGQQQRVALARAVVIHPGILLMDEPLSNLDAKLRIQMRSVIKKLQRSLNITTIYVTHDQEEALAISDRIAVMRNGRIEQLDGPQQIYEQPANAFVAGFIGTSNFLAATLLRQDSAQGAEVLIAGKKKLVLPLKRPVGKEAVVSVRPEALELGEPAADELNGEIILATFLGDYINYEVALDNGQSIEVNEFAKETLRVREAGEKVAVRFQPAKIHLFEGTVKEASA
- a CDS encoding ABC transporter substrate-binding protein — translated: MKKWSILLLISVLCIGLFSGYGMGAGKSLTVYSSHPADLINPIVKEFQERTGITVDVVAAGTGELLKRVQAESGNPLGDVVWGGGAESLDAFKTYFHPYKTSSDKFIPKNNKEKKHLWTGFTGLPMVIMYNKKLVKTEDVPKGWADLIQPKFKGKIACADPAKSGSSYTTVVTILSAFGKDNGKGWAFIGKLIKNLDGKILSSSTSVYKGVADGEYSLGLTFEEAAANYIKAGADVGIVYPKEGTSAVPDGAAIIKGAKNLDAAKKFMDFIVSTDVQTIVTKTLGRRSIRNDIPAPEGLINMKEIKLVKYDFAYASEKKAEVLAKWKDIVIGK
- the mgrA gene encoding L-glyceraldehyde 3-phosphate reductase: MDYSANPERYGTMKYNRCGRSGLKLPAISLGLWHNFGGVTLYENSRAMVRRAFDLGITHFDLANNYGPPPGSAEENFGRILRTDLHGYRDELIISTKAGYLMWPGPYGDWGSRKYLLASLDQSLKRLGLEYVDIFYSHRPDPETPLEETMSALDQAVRQGKALYAGISNYKPAEARQAIRILRELGTPCLIHQPSYSMFNRWVEEGLLDLLAEEGVGSIAFSPLAKGLLTDRYLNGIPADSRAAGSSVFLKPEDITTEKVAKVRRLNELAASRGQSLAQMALAWVLRGGRVTSVLIGASKVSQIEDCVRTIARLDFSADELAAVEGILQS
- a CDS encoding ABC transporter ATP-binding protein, whose translation is MSHKPHNFLRFLAYVRPYWGYIAAAIGGGIIKFTVPLLVPQITRYLLDQVYLNPQLSTAAKLHQLWLTTGGMIAIFLLIWVPGTYIRHYSAAKAGIRSVFDLRCDLYERILRMSASFFQRHKSGAIVSRMISDISLAQNLVGNALTNVWMDAVSLTVVLYFLCRIDLSLTLVALATFPVYIYFYRVLGGKLKSSSGQIQREIADISGSIQEKIAGNVVVRAFNAEKNEEELFNRDSEKLFSTTMESVYYHSLSLTVTGVLTNLAPLLVTLYGGWQVIHGDLTVGELVAVGLYLNPLYLPLQRFSELNVVFANSMAALDRIFEIIDEEPEIVDPPQAVEPKTCSGALDFRNVCFSYPQGEPVLRHISFAVEPGQKIALVGHSGSGKSTLVSLIPRFYDLESGAILLDGVELTRLKLKFLRDQVGIVLQDPILFSGSIRDNIRYGNPRASEAQVIEACKAANAYDFIRRLPQGLDTEVGERGALLSGGQKQRLTIARAFLKSPRILILDEATSSLDTESEQLVQEALDRLMVQRTTIIIAHRLSTVVNADRILVLHHGTIVETGTHAELLNAGTIYHQLYSRQFAAN
- a CDS encoding ABC transporter substrate-binding protein, producing the protein MKKLFIVLLSAVFFGSMLTAGYAKEPVKIRIAYYADQKPAENMAGIINEFQKAHPNVKVQISWTDWDSHYEKLKTELAAGGGPTVYLLDSVYIQGYAGRGLLEDLSRRVKIFSKEKYSGLDAVKDPRGKSWAVPQGIQLQVLYYNKDMFDKAGVKYPTANWTTDDMLAAAKKLTLDTNGDGKIDQWGICLPNHIRWGWYSLIRTFGGDVMDKTRTRSTIKKDPRVKAALQFMHDTWYKYKVSPTLKDAEGVLTPKYHTYFARKIVAMWMDNFSRRIDSDQAGINYDIQFVPKGPGPKGTRYSAIVANSWVLNKAAFKAEKDAGWEFIKFYMSDKGQSMYAEGGEALPSSKAACAAMLKKLGKPEHNLIYLDSMKYTDTMGENAVWEEWYQVVQDGLQEYLTNRVPLDDCLNKLDSNLQKVLDDWYKKK